A section of the Candidatus Cloacimonadota bacterium genome encodes:
- the ispE gene encoding 4-(cytidine 5'-diphospho)-2-C-methyl-D-erythritol kinase, which yields MLAASYAKINLFLEVLDRLPENYHKVNTVLCSIDLFDEIKYVLTKRESIIVWSSVAELSGENNLIYKIAKYLQDTYKVCAGVEIYLKKRIPIAAGLGGGSSNAASAIEVLNKLWQLQLSQMEKEHIAASFGSDINFFLHGGTANGENRGERITEMSDIIIDNIVLVNPGILISAGAAYGAVEVPLPSEVKLFDPNHPISTMFNRLEPAVRKLYPVVDRLLDQISLHGAVKSMLSGSGSSCFGIFKDAKKAKLCADYFAKLGYFTHHTKTISQREYKGCFPN from the coding sequence ATGTTAGCCGCTTCTTACGCAAAAATAAATCTATTTCTTGAGGTATTAGATCGCCTTCCGGAAAATTACCATAAGGTCAATACTGTTTTATGCAGTATTGACCTTTTTGACGAGATCAAATATGTTTTGACAAAAAGAGAGTCCATAATAGTTTGGTCTTCGGTTGCTGAGCTAAGTGGTGAAAACAACCTTATCTATAAGATAGCCAAGTATTTACAAGATACTTACAAGGTGTGCGCCGGAGTAGAAATCTACTTGAAAAAGCGGATTCCAATTGCTGCGGGATTAGGTGGGGGAAGTTCAAATGCCGCCAGTGCTATTGAGGTACTGAATAAGCTTTGGCAATTGCAGCTAAGCCAAATGGAAAAGGAACATATTGCCGCCAGCTTCGGGAGCGATATAAACTTCTTTCTACATGGTGGAACTGCAAACGGTGAAAACCGGGGTGAAAGGATCACTGAAATGAGCGATATCATAATTGATAACATAGTTTTAGTGAATCCCGGCATATTAATATCTGCCGGTGCTGCTTATGGCGCTGTGGAAGTCCCGCTTCCAAGTGAGGTAAAGCTGTTTGATCCTAATCATCCAATTTCTACAATGTTTAACAGACTTGAGCCGGCAGTACGTAAGTTGTACCCTGTTGTGGATCGATTGCTAGATCAAATTAGTTTACACGGTGCAGTTAAAAGCATGCTGAGCGGCAGTGGGTCAAGTTGTTTTGGAATATTTAAGGACGCAAAGAAAGCCAAGCTCTGTGCGGATTACTTTGCAAAGCTGGGTTATTTTACCCATCACACAAAAACGATATCACAAAGAGAGTACAAAGGATGTTTTCCAAACTAA